One Ranitomeya imitator isolate aRanImi1 chromosome 4, aRanImi1.pri, whole genome shotgun sequence genomic window, AACCTCATCGGTGGCTGTTGCGTGTCCTGGTCTACTGGGAAAGATCAATCTCCAAACTAGTGACTGAGTGGAAAACTCTAAGTGATTTCTATATTTTTATTGTTCTGTGATGCAGTAAGAACTAAGAGATTAAAAATCCCTACCCTGTGCTATGTAGTCCAGTAGGACGTGTGCTCTAAGCATTCACCAAAGCCGATAGTTTAGTAGTCTGCCAAGAGGTGATGCATGAGCCATCTCATCTCCATGCAATAAAGGATTTCATAAAAATCCATTCTAAACAGTTCTTAAGCTGACATGACTTCCAGCGTTTTTATGATAAACTTAGACCCCAGCAGGACATTTGCTCAAATAGTTTCTTTGAATCttgtagacccctaaaggaacctgTCTGGATTCTGTTAAATTGGCCATAGACATCGGATATCGTCACATTGACGGGGCCTTTGTGTATTACAATGAGCACGAGGTCGGAGCGGCTATAAGGGCAAAAATAGCTGAAGGAAAGGTGACGAGAGAAGACATCTTCTACTGTGGAAAGGTATGTGGGCCAACTGGTACATAACAGTAAATCGATGCTCATCTTACCCATTTACAGATTCATCGATGATGTCCTATAACAGTTAAATTCCCAGAAGTCTCTATAGTGAAATCCAAATTTTGTCCAATAGTCTTTTTAGTCTTGGCCAAGAAAAAACTTGTTAGTTCGGAGAAAAATTTTCGGTAAATGTATGAGTAACCGAGAACTCTCCTGGCAgatgatgttttgttttgtttttgttttttatgaagGTCATCTGCTAAAGAGCGACTTCCATGACCTCTTTCAATTACAAGAAAGGCCACATCATTGGTTTTCTACTTAGAAGGCCATTTCGGAATCTCCTTTTAATTTTCCAGGAATTAAATGTCCTGCtgaataattttatatatttttttttctgagcAATTCTGTTCCAGAACTTTGTTTTCCAAATTCTTTTCTTCGCGTGGAGTGTTAAAAGCACCAATAATGctggtcttttttttatttttttctgtaaaatagaagttaattatatatatatatatatatatatatatatatatatatatatatatatatatatatatatatatatatatatatatatatatatatatatatatatatatatatatatatatatatatatatatttattaattttttttttttttttttttctgtttttaatatTTGATATTTTTAATGTTTTCAGCTTTGGAATACCTGTCATCCTCCAGAACTTGTACGACCAACGTTGGAAAAAACACTAAAGACGTTAGGTTTGGACTATGTGGATTTATATATAGTCGAGCTGCCGATGGCTTTCAAGGTAAGccgtgttatttatttatttattttttcccattAAACGATTATGCCCTCCATACACATTATggcattttttttcccccacttgtTTCCCAAACTGTAAAAAACTGTCTTTCTTGATTCTTCAGTTGTCCACTCTTACTGTCTAATTGTAAATGGTTAATGAATCTGATTACggtacatttttttaattaatttatttttttaacgcaGCCCGGTGACGCTATTTATCCAAGAGATGACAATGGAAAGTACCTGTATCACAAGACTGATCTGTGTTCTACTTGGGAGGTAAGGAAACATGTACTGTGGTATCCTGCAGGTGTGTGCGCTGTGCTGGCAGGAGCGTGCGACAGCAGCCAGTGTGTACTATGCTGGCAGGAGCGTGCACCAGAGAGCGAGAGCAGCCCGTGTGCACTATGCTGGCAGGAGGGAGCACCAGAGAGCTAGAGAAGCCTGTGTGCACTATGCTGGCAGGAGCGTGCGACAGCATGCGAGAGCAGCCAGTGTGTACTGTGCTGGCAGGAGCGTGCACCAGAGAGCGAGAGCAGCCAGTGTGCGCTGTGCTGGCAGGAGCATGCACCAGAGAGCAAGAGCAGCCAGTGTGCACTATACTGGCAGGAGCGTGCTCCAGAGAGCGAGAGCAGCCAGTGTGCATTATGCTGGCAGGAGCATGTGCCAGCAGCCAGTGTGCGCTGTGCTGGCAGGAGCGTGCGCCAGACACCGAGAGCAGCCAGTGTGCGCTGTGCTGGCAGGAGCGTGCGCCAGAGAGCGAGAGCAGCCTGTGTGCACTATACTGGCAGGAGCGTGCACCAGAAAGCGAGAGCAGCCTGTGAACTGGCAGGAGCCTGCACCAGAGCGAGAGCAGCCCGTGTGCGCTGTGCTGGCAAGAGCGTGCGCCAGAGAACAGGAGCATCTACGAGTCGATGTGCTCAGTGAACTTTGGAGGAACATTTCTTGACCCGACCTGCTGACAGGCACTGTAGGAGCTGGTGTAATTTGTAATAAAGGAGGTGTTGTGACTTTTTCGGGCACTAGACATTAGTGTACGGAGGACTATAATGGAGATGAGTCTGTTTTGTTGCTGGTTTTTATCTAGATTTTAACTGTAAATtattgtaatttctttttttttggctcAGGCTTTAGAAGAGTGTAAAGATGCCGGGCTTGTAAAATCCTTGGGAGTCTCCAACTTTAACCGTAGACAGCTTGAGCTGATTCTCAATAAGCCGGGCTTGAAGCACAAACCCACATCCAACCAGGTGAGTAGGAGAAAAGTCCGACAAACCCGACGATTGCAGCAGAATCTTCTCAcgctctaatgtgtatggggggcttcttGATTCTTCCACAACAGAAGATTTTGGCCAGTTGTTCTGGAGGGGATGCTGTCAGTAGAGGAGTCTGTCAGCAGCTTCTTCATGGAGAGCACCAGAGCGATCAGCTGAGCCAAGTGATCTTGTGTATGGGGCAGTCGGGAGGAATGGCTGTCGGCCCAGTGTTTTGTCAAATGACCGTTATCTAGCGTGCATTGCCAGCCTTTTGGGGTTGAGTTTGGCCATGGGTGCGTCTCGTGGGCCACATGGGGGTCTTATGATCTGTTTTGTTGCAGGTTGAATGCCATCCGTATTTCACCCAGCCGAAGTTACTGGAGTTCTGCCGACAACATGAAATTGTCATTGTGGGATACAGTCCTATTGGGACATGTCGTGACGAGACCTGGTAGGTGGTGTTATATCCTCGCTGCATTATGGCTTACAGTAAACCACATCCTCAGTAGATCCTAGCCCTCCGCTAGAAACCTGCCTGCCGTCCTAAACCGCCAATTTTGGCAAAAGCATGCAATGGAGGCAACACAACTGCTTTTCATTTACTGACTTTCTAGTCTACATCACACACAGTATATTTAGTGTCTATAATACCTGGTGGTCTAATGGTTAAAGCACCGGCTGTAATCCGTGGTGGTCTAGTGGTTAGCTCAGACTCTGCaaaccctggtggtctagtggttaAAGCACCGACTATGATCCGTGGTGGTCTAGTGGTTAGCATGCACTGTCCGCAATCCTAAATTAAGCGGGCCATATAGCTGTGTGACTATATAGTACCGCCCAGTATGTAATAGAGCTTGTACAATGAATCGTTGTAGGGTGAATGTGTCCTCGCCGCCTCTACTGGAAGATCCAACCTTAAATCGCATCGGCAAAAAGTATAGCAAGACGGCCGCGCAAGTTGCATTACGATTTAACGTTCAGAGAGGGGTTGTCGTTATTCCAAAAAGCTTTAATCCAGAAAGGATCAGAGAGAACTTCCAGGTAAGACGCTTCATAAATCTGTATGGGAGAGCAGGGAGCGCCTCCTAGTGGTGGCAGAGTGTAGGAGCACCGTATGGCAGTGTTGTGCGCTGCTTAGTGGCGTtagttatgtgtacagtatggAAGTATTTATAATGTTTACTTTATAGCGATGGCACGGTCTGTCACTGTGTGCATCACAAATTATACAAAAAAAGCTGAAACTGTGTGTAATATGACATTGACACAGCGCCCTTCCCAATCACTGAGGGAACCACGCTCTCATCCTACCCGACACTGATCTATCTAATCAGCGCAGGGCAGGAGATAGTGCTGCCAGGACCTGCATGAATATTGCACCTGACCCTTCTCCTCACTCGCTGAAACCAGTTCTTGTCTGGGCCATTTTTCCATTTCCCGACCAGACACATTTTAGGATACTTTTTTCCCATTCAGATATTCATATAGCATTTGCTTcttttattatacatatatacatgggGGTTAATTTTTATGCGTGTTCTGATTTTTgagagaaaaatgtaaagaaaattagGAAATGTGGGTCTTAACATGAATACATGTTTTATAGGTTTCCCTTGTAACTGGGGCTGTAAGATGAGCCCTAGTTACAGGGGAATTTCCTGAGACTCTGCTTTCCAGCTCCCTCCCTACACCCAGTGATCATATGATCAAAGGGTCCAGAGAAGGAAGAACTGTCAGTGGTTCCTTATCTTCATAGCAATATGTCTATTAATTCCCTATTCTACCGTTGTGCATTAAAATTGGTGAAACTCCTCTCACCTTAATTTTGTTAGGAATAAATTTTCACGCTCATTCTGAATGCACTTGGGCTAatgtgatatataaataaatattgagAGGTTCTTTTCAATTTATATTGAATATTTTTTTTCTCAGATATTTGACTTCTCGCTGACTGACCAGGAAATGGAGGACATTGAAGCGCTAAACAAAAATATTCGTTACGTCGAGCTACTAATGTGAGTGTATAACCGATCGCTCATTTTACACCTTTCGGGTAGAGACTGAATACTGTTCTTCAGCACTAAAATCCTGCGCATGTGCCGTGCGACCACCCGACAGCGCGTGCGCAGTGGTCTCCTAGATCTGGGCGGCAGCATCTGTGTCCTCTTCCCGATGTAGCGCTCGATGTTCGCATGTGCAGTCTCAATCTGATGATGTTGCCTGGTGCGTGCGCCATGTGATCATGGGATGGCGCCTGCTTAAAGAGAAATGTTACTGTTGGTAATCTCTCTGAGACAGGAGACTTGACAATTTTGACAGCGCTATTGAGGTACCAGTTCTTCACCTTTTTTGTTTTCCACCAGAATAGTCAAAAGACTAGTTGAGCAACCATGTTAGAACAATCGGTGGAGTCATCAGTCATTGTCTTTTTAGGTGGAGGGACCATCCGGAATATCCCTTCAATGACGAGTACTGAGGTGTGACCTACAGGATTATTCCTCCAGTCAGCTTTCGAGTAAGGAGAATCCATACCGAGACCTTCATCCAGCAAAGGACCAGGCTCGGAGAGGAACATCTGCCGCTATAATCCTTTTCAATCCTCCCCACTCCAGTCCACATTGGTATAATGTAACCAAATTTTAATAAACATTTATTTATACAAGTTTGTGTTATTGATTTGTCTCTAAATTACATCCAGCCATCAACGTATAGGTATCTAATCGATTGGGGGGAGGGGGTAACCATTTTGGGGAAAACTGGGTGACAATAACTGTAGCTACCAGAAGTGATACTTTCCAGGCGGTATCGGTAGGCTTGTACATGTTAAATCTCCTGGGAGgtctctccctttttttttttttttttttttcgagatGCCACCCAGAAATAGTAATTTTATACCATCTGCAGGCATCTTCTAAATACCATGGGTACCTTCATCTTTTAGTTAGGGAGGAGGGTGAAATCAAGCGATTGTTT contains:
- the AKR1D1 gene encoding aldo-keto reductase family 1 member D1; translated protein: MGAAVSPVSLCPGCSPPPAGVLPSLPRPLLSATYELPVRVLTQDLSMELTAAQPRVRLSDGNSVPLLGLGTYSAPATTPKGTCLDSVKLAIDIGYRHIDGAFVYYNEHEVGAAIRAKIAEGKVTREDIFYCGKLWNTCHPPELVRPTLEKTLKTLGLDYVDLYIVELPMAFKPGDAIYPRDDNGKYLYHKTDLCSTWEALEECKDAGLVKSLGVSNFNRRQLELILNKPGLKHKPTSNQVECHPYFTQPKLLEFCRQHEIVIVGYSPIGTCRDETWVNVSSPPLLEDPTLNRIGKKYSKTAAQVALRFNVQRGVVVIPKSFNPERIRENFQIFDFSLTDQEMEDIEALNKNIRYVELLMWRDHPEYPFNDEY